The genome window CTTATTGAACTCAGAAAAAATCTTCATTATCATTCCAAAATAAATTGCAATGTTTTACAGTATTGTAAAAAATATTATTCATCCATTTTTAATAATCAATTTTCTTCGAATTCTAAAATAAATAAAATAACTCCTCTAAATACTGAATCTTTAAAAATTCCTTTCTCGGATTCAAGATTTGACATCGTATAAATTCTATTTTCATCTAGTCCCAATTTTATAAATTCGTTCTTAACGGATTCAGCTCGATTCTGAGCTAGAATGAGATTTTGGGACCGATCACCAGTTGAATCGGCAGATCCCACCAAAAGTAATTTTACTTGTGACTTTAGCAATTGCGCAGAAATCAATTTCAGGCGATTGGATTCAGATGGAGTGACGACTGATGAGGAATTTGCAAATGACACAGTTGTAAGCGCGGTTGGTTGCTTGATAATTTTTATTTTAGGCATATCCGCAACTAAGGAATTTTCTTGCCCGGCATATCCACATCCGAAGTAAGTCTCAGTCGTGCTAATAAAACTAAATAAAAAACCCAAGAAAGAAATTCCCAAATCTCTAAAGGTAAAAGTTTCTTGGAATTTTACATTTGAAAAATTGATTTGTTTTTCTGAAAGCGGCGATCTATTCCAACGATTTAGAGCAACAACAAACAAAAAGTTAACAACTGATCTCTGATCGAGAATCTTGCAATCATCATAGTTCGACTGATCACCATTCAAGAATAATTCAGAAGAAGTCTTGATACTTCGAATAGTGAATAAATCTGTATGGCATTGGAAGTGAAAAATTACAGCAATTAATAAAAATAGAATTTTTACACTTTGCATATCAAACGTATGAGTAGAGTAGAAAACGACCCTCTACCTTCCCCTACTCTAACTCCGCATACATGGCAGGAAGATAGATATTCATATCCTTACCAATCGCTGGATTGGGTGCTTCTTGGTTATCACTCCAAGGTGCAGAATTGAAGTCAGGCGCTATTGATGGGTGGAACGGATCATGGAAGCAAACATCAGAGAAGCTCGCTCCTTTAGGATTAGGTCGACATGTTAGTGGATAGCTAGCAGATGGTGCCAACATGATACTCCCACTCGGCCATAATTCAATATCCTCTGGGTATTTATGAGGTCGAAATTTTGTTTCTGGTGAATTCGAATCCCAATGGAATACATTTCTTGCATCCACTGAAATCTTTAATTTCGAAAAGTTATCATTTTTTGAATTGGTTTTAATTGGCATTATATACGTTCGTATCTTACCATTTGCGCTCTCCGAAATCTCCTTATATGATCGCGTAAATTGAAAGTATCCAGTTCCATTTACTGCATGATTTACCCTGCCATTACCTCCTAAAGTTAATTGACTCAATTGTTCAGGTTGGGTAGCTCGCCTAGTTAAGTCATACTCATTTCCACCAACTCCAAAAAAACCTGTTTGTCTTTTGATTCGAGCAAACTGACCAAGTCGAATTGGATATTCATCTGGTCTTGTTCGATAAGTACACCTCTGAAGAAAATACCCATTCGATCCATCACAAGCTTGGTATACATGAGTATTCCATGTTTGGAAATCATGAGATTCTATATCGGTATTATAGTTTCCCAACCAAGTCGTTATAATAGCCAAAGAGTCAGGATCTGGGATTAAATCTCTATCAAAGGTTAAATAAACATGCTCCAACTCGATTCCCACTCTATCATAGTCTCCGTTCAATACAGATTGTGGAATCGAATTGGCAATATAGCCATTAGTATTGGAAACAGAAAGCGCAGGTATTCCTCCGAATATACCAGTCGAACTTGGATCATGAATCTCAACACCATTCGCTCCGAATTGTCTAGTCCAATCTATGGTAAAATCGGCATTTGCCGCTGACTCTTCCCCTGGTTTAACACCATCTTTCTTCCAGAAATAAATATTCCAAATGGTTAAAGATACAGAACTTGCACTTCCAAATTTATCTTGGAATCCGTCACCCGTTCCATCTCCATATTCATCCTTTCGTAGTCCTTGCATATTGACGATCTGATCGCTAACAGTTAAATTCCGACTTCGCCCGTTGACAGAAGAATCATTTGCTACAAAGACAAATTCAAAATTACTTTGCTGGCTCAAGAGAAATAAACCCAATAAGAGATTGTCATCACCGTTGTCGGGTTTTTGACAACCAATAAAAAGAGCGAATATTAGAATCAGTGAATATAGATTTTTCATTAGTACATTCCTCTGCCTTCCCCTACTCTAACTCTGCATACATGGCAGGAAGATAGATATTCATATCCTTACCAATCGCTGGATTTGGTGCTTCTTGGTTATCGCTCCAAGGTGGCGAATTGAAGTCAGGCGCTATCGATGAGTGGAGGTCATCATGAAAACACAAAGGATTTCCGTTAAACGCAGGTCGTGGATCAGGAACGCAGGTCTCTGGTAAATTATTTACAGTCGACCAGTTGATCCAATTTGATAAATCACTTTTATCACCCTCATTTCGTCCATCTGTCGTACCAGGTGGAAAAAGTTCAAAATCATCTGGATATCTGTGAGGTTTAAATTTCGCATTGGATGAATTAGAATCCCAATGTAAAACATTAGAAGCATTTACATTTACTTTTAGCTTGTTATAGGTTTCTTTATTCTCCTCAATTTTAATTGGCATAACATACATTTTCAGTAAGGTTTGCGTAA of Leptospira sp. GIMC2001 contains these proteins:
- a CDS encoding OmpA family protein encodes the protein MQSVKILFLLIAVIFHFQCHTDLFTIRSIKTSSELFLNGDQSNYDDCKILDQRSVVNFLFVVALNRWNRSPLSEKQINFSNVKFQETFTFRDLGISFLGFLFSFISTTETYFGCGYAGQENSLVADMPKIKIIKQPTALTTVSFANSSSVVTPSESNRLKLISAQLLKSQVKLLLVGSADSTGDRSQNLILAQNRAESVKNEFIKLGLDENRIYTMSNLESEKGIFKDSVFRGVILFILEFEEN